One genomic region from Mastacembelus armatus chromosome 21, fMasArm1.2, whole genome shotgun sequence encodes:
- the galnt5 gene encoding polypeptide N-acetylgalactosaminyltransferase 5, with translation MMKVSRYLRGSGRVLAFVFVASVVWLLFDMAALRISINDVNSQLTKERVVREREALRQQVVKSGFGHPVQRVAVTQNAPLSSGIRLDRVYRQRGKEDQMLVGKKVDSFEQQRDNLAKTHSSTSKGQEGAALQNVPSKEGVSAKKKAVNLDLNGTELEKDRVIDVSHNASLPVVVSNVTQISADAQKEKHTTLPPSEKKPSNDRDALQKAVEEPDVKTNKKVDSESEPKQSRLQAEEEHRVETTFKPPKNNVKEVVNNGGEKGLVRKVNKTDLNTEKQPLKSTSLQAGEDTKSNSTGARNLAVHKVLSLDMTLAPRDANAVGQFGVAAFVASNEDVEVRKRWDEGHFNVYLSDQIPLDRAIPDTRPDMCAQNLVHDDLPSTSVIFCFVDEVWSTLLRSVHSVLNRSPPHLLKEIILVDDFSTKDNLKQPLDEYMSQFPKVRIVRLKERQGLIRARLAGAAVAQGEVLTFLDSHIECNVGWLEPLLERVYLDRKKVPCPVIEVINDKDMSYMLVDNFQRGIFKWPLVFGWSTLTEEHIKKNNMTVTDPIRCPVMAGGLFSIDKKYFYELGAYDPGLDVWGGENMEISFKIWMCGGEIEIIPCSRVGHIFRGQNPYKFPKDRQKTVERNLARVAEVWLDEYKDLFYGHGYHHLLDRKVINIGNLTEQIELRKRLKCKSFKWYLDNVYPDMDAPLVVAEGLVFNRGLRKCLSLQNGSLTFDICDLSKQSQHFNYTWMRHIRQQDMCVAPGKENSLAVHLCDNTNSVHRWFHKSSNSAMAEHLVTVVVSQSMCLEAGPQGDTLHLNPCETRNALQKWQFTHYRAQR, from the exons ATGATGAAGGTGAGCAGATACTTAAGGGGGAGTGGGAGGGTACTCGCCTTTGTGTTCGTCGCCTCTGTGGTCTGGCTGCTGTTTGACATGGCTGCACTGCGCATATCGATAAACGACGTGAACAGTCAGCTCACCAAGGAGCGAGtggtgagagaaagagaagctcTCAGACAGCAGGTCGTGAAAAGCGGGTTTGGACACCCAGTGCAGAGGGTGGCTGTCACCCAGAATGCACCACTAAGTTCGGGCATCAGACTAGACCGGGTGTACAGacaaagaggaaaggaggatcAAATGCTGGTGGGCAAAAAGGTGGACTCTTTTGAGCAACAAAGAGATAATCTCGCCAAGACCCACAGCTCTACATCTAAAGGTCAAGAAGGGGCTGCCCTGCAAAATGTCCCATCAAAGGAAGGTGtttctgcaaagaaaaaagcagTCAACCTGGATCTGAATGGGACAGAATTAGAGAAAGACAGAGTAATAGATGTGTCTCATAATGCATCCTTACCTGTAGTGGTGTCTAATGTAACGCAGATATCCGCTGATGCTCAGAAAGAGAAGCATACTACTTTACCGCCCTCTGAGAAGAAGCCCAGTAACGACAGAGACGCACTGCAAAAAGCTGTAGAAGAACCAGatgtaaagacaaacaaaaaagttgACAGTGAATCAGAGCCAAAACAGAGCCGGCTTCAGGCAGAAGAGGAACATCGTGTTGAAACGACGTTTAAACCTCccaaaaacaatgtaaaagaAGTGGTAAACAATGGTGGAGAGAAGGGACTGGTGAGGAAGGTTAATAAAACTGATCTGAATACAGAGAAGCAGCCCCTAAAATCTACTAGTCTTCAAGCAGGAGAGGACACTAAGAGTAACTCCACCGGTGCCAGAAATCTGGCAGTCCACAAAGTTCTTTCTCTGGATATGACTCTGGCTCCCAGAGATGCCAACGCAGTGGGTCAGTTTGGTGTGGCGGCATTTGTTGCCAGTAACGAAGACGTGGAGGTGAGAAAGAGATGGGACGAAGGACATTTCAACGTCTATCTGAGTGACCAGATCCCATTGGACCGTGCCATCCCAGACACAAGGCCTGACAT gtgtgcACAGAATCTGGTCCACGATGACTTGCCTTCCACCAGTGTGATTTTCTGTTTCGTAGATGAAGTGTGGTCCACCCTTCTGCGCTCTGTGCACAGTGTGCTCAACAGATCTCCACCACACCTCCTCAAAGAGATTATTCTGGTGGATGATTTCAGCACCAAAG ACAATCTGAAGCAGCCGCTGGATGAGTACATGTCCCAGTTTCCCAAAGTGCGAATCGTTCGTCTGAAGGAGCGGCAGGGCCTGATCAGGGCCAGGCTTGCCGGAGCTGCTGTTGCCCAAG GTGAAGTTCTTACCTTCCTTGACTCTCACATTGAATGTAATGTGGGCTGGCTGGAGCCGCTCTTAGAAAGAGTCTATCTGGATCGCAAGAAGGTTCCTTGTCCTGTTATTGAAGTCATCAATGATAAGGACATGAG TTATATGCTGGTTGACAATTTCCAGAGAGGTATTTTCAAATGGCCTTTGGTCTTCGGCTGGAGCACGTTAACAGAGGAGCACATTAAGAAGAACAACATGACCGTCACAGATCCCATCAG ATGCCCAGTTATGGCTGGAGGCCTTTTTTCCATTGACAAAAAATACTTCTATGAGCTTGGTGCCTATGATCCTGGGCTGGATGTATGGGGTGGGGAAAATATGGAGATTTCATTTAAG ATCTGGATGTGTGGCGGGGAAATCGAGATTATTCCCTGCTCTCGAGTGGGACACATCTTCCGAGGACAGAATCCTTACAAATTCCCCAAAGACAGGCAGAAGACAGTGGAGCGTAATCTGGCGAGGGTGGCTGAGGTCTGGCTGGATGAGTACAAGGACCTTTTCTACGGCCACGGCTACCACCACCTGCTGGATAGAAAGGTCATCAATATCGGCAACCTCACGGAGCAGATTGAGCTGAGGAAGAGGCTCAAATGTAAGAGCTTCAAGTGGTACCTGGACAACGTGTACCCAGACATGGATGCTCCTTTAGTCGTAGCTGAAGGCTTG GTCTTCAATCGTGGATTAAGAAAATGCCTTTCTCTGCAGAACGGCTCTCTGACCTTTGACATATGTGATCTCAGCAAGCAG AGTCAGCACTTCAATTACACCTGGATGAGGCACATTCGCCAGCAGGACATGTGTGTTGCTCCAGGCAAGGAAAACAGCTTAGCTGTGCACTTATGCGACAACACTAACTCTGTGCACCGCTGGTTCCACAAATCGTCCAATTCAGCTATG GCGGAGCATCTCGTAACAGTGGTCGTTTCCCAAAGCATGTGCCTGGAGGCTGGACCTCAGGGTGACACTCTTCACCTCAACCCCTGTGAAACAAGAAATGCCTTACAAAAGTGGCAGTTCACACACTACCGTGCTCAGCgatga
- the ermn gene encoding uncharacterized protein ermn, which yields MEMDTSTKPPEAPSITVEDKNTSASRLREVTLDTLQTLEQPEERDVWSMEEGDDSVFYSDDDQTQQDAKENTSCDLGADKCEHPASSETAEESFPRIEGDPGAELISDNENLLMEKEVTRQLILTEQEDKCQELQTKTEIMNPSDSADPGAEDNLTPEKSVISCEESSHPKGTNADMQRQPEQNISLEIANTQVKEEVMAQAQMPNLEPSDKSNEEGYTRLNGEASAKLQVSGNRHLEVEQAAEQDENFHVPEGFHQGPSPGCSTLPLEKKSFDHLRSSKYSTVSYRRICRGNTRQKIEEFEYKIMNS from the exons atggagatgGACACCAGCACAAAGCCTCCGGAGGCTCCGTCAATCACAGTAGAAGATAAGAATACATCGGCATCCCGGTTAAGGGAGGTCACACTTGACACCTTACAGACACTGGAGCAGCCTGAGGAAAGAGATGTGTGGTCGATGGAGGAGGGAGACGATTCGGTGTTCTACAGTGACGATGACCAAACTCAGCAGGACgcaaaagaaaacacatcttGTGATCTCGGTGCTGACAAGTGCGAGCATCCTGCCTCTAGTGAAACAGCTGAAGAATCCTTCCCACGTATAGAGGGGGATCCAGGAGCAGAACTCATTTCTGACAACGAAAATTTACTGATGGAGAAGGAAGTGACCCGGCAATTAATTCTGACTGAACAAGAAGACAAATGCCAAGAGCtccaaacaaagactgaaattaTGAATCCATCGGATTCTGCAGATCCAGGAGCAGAGGATAATCTAACTCCAGAAAAGTCAGTGATCAGCTGTGAAGAATCTTCGCACCCAAAAGGCACAAATGCAGACATGCAAAGGCAACCAGAGCAAAATATATCTTTAGAAATAG CAAATACACAAGTAAAGGAGGAGGTGATGGCACAGGCTCAGATGCCAAACCTTGAACCCAGTGATAAATCTAATGAGGAGGGCTATACCAGGCTGAATGGGGAGGCTAGTGCTAAACTCCAGGTATCAGGCAACAGACATCTTGAGGTGGAACAGGCAGCAGAACAGGATGAAAACTTTCATGTTCCTGAGGGGTTTCATCAGGGCCCCAGCCCAGGCTGCTCCACCCTGCCTCTGGAAAAGAAATCCTTCGACCATCTCAGGTCTTCCAAATACAGCACAGTGTCCTACCGCAGGATCTGCAGAGGCAACACCCGCCAGAAGATAGAGGAGTTTGAGTACAAGATAATGAACTCGTAA
- the cytip gene encoding cytohesin-interacting protein, whose protein sequence is MQSTMSFNGLHRQGSQENYILDNAHRKKSSLWYRRSLRGNNDRHRQNTSLLPRACKTKPTRSNSLVDYTDPQRTTIVLEKQDNETFGFEIQTYGLQLKNSTAVEMCTFVSKVQEDSTAESAGLTAGDVIVTINGISIEGSSHEHILGLIRESTNSLKMETVCGNVVKQIELEKRMNLLKRALREKQLELEALKLQEKRLMRDNLNDSSLDLSMDTSLSSPTTRCGQRFSSDSSYRSVMTDDSDQTSVFGDLNSPGLCSAASTTDDSCFFSRDFPPQDGSRRFSTSSSNRHQSLSRSSSSSLAGSSSSLSPSWDETRISSLFGTLPRKARRASVRKHILKLIPGLQRSVEEEEMGTNPQ, encoded by the exons ATGCAGTCTACCATGAGTTTTAATGGACTTCATCGCCAGGGCAGCCAAGAGAATTACATCCTGGATAATGCTCACAGGAAGAAAAGTTCTCTGTGGTACCGGCGTTCACTGAGGGGGAACAACGATCGACACCGGCAGAACACAAGCTTGCTGCCCAGAGCATGCAAG ACCAAACCGACCCGCTCCAACTCACTGGTTGACTACACTGACCCACAAAG GACCACAATTGTACTGGAAAAGCAAGACAATGAAACCTTTGGTTTTGAAATTCAG ACCTATGGCCTGCAGCTGAAGAACAGCACAGCGGTGGAGATGTGCACATTTGTGAGCAAAGTGCAGGAGGACAGCACTGCTGAGAGTGCTGGTCTAACCGCAG GAGATGTTATTGTAACAATCAACGGCATCAGCATCGAAGGATCGTCTCATGAACACATACTTGGGCTGATCAGAGAATCAACCAACAGTCTGAA GATGGAGACTGTATGTGGGAATGTAGTGAAGCAGATAGAGCTGGAGAAGAGGATGAACCTGCTTAAG CGAGCACTGCGTGAGAAACAGCTGGAGCTAGAAGCGCTCAAATTACAGGAAAAACGCTTAATGCGAG ATAACTTGAATGACAGCAGCCTCGACCTCTCTATGGACACATCATTGAGCTCCCCCACAACCCGCTGTGGCCAACGCTTCTCTAGTGACAGTAGCTACAGGAGTGTGATGACAGATGACAGTGACCAGACCAGTGTGTTTGGGGACCTGAACTCTCCCGGGCTCTGCAGTGCAGCCAGCACCACAGACGACAGTTGCTTCTTCTCCAGAGATTTTCCTCCCCAGGACGGCTCTCGCAGGTTTTCAACAAGCTCCAGCAATCGTCACCAATCCCTCAGCCGCTCCAGCAGCTCCAGTTTGGCTGGAAGCAGCagctccctctctccttcctggGATGAAACAAGGATCTCCTCCTTGTTTGGTACCCTGCCCAGGAAAGCCAGGCGTGCCAGTGTTCGCAAACACATCCTCAAGTTAATTCCTGGACTCCAGCGATCAgttgaagaggaggagatgggaaCAAATCCTCAGTGA